The following are encoded in a window of Paraburkholderia caffeinilytica genomic DNA:
- a CDS encoding tyrosine-type recombinase/integrase, with protein sequence MNLPTLADRGQRLLTTDQFHRLAAVPAEAEWFANLDNPRTRRAYQIDLQDFMSFTGIQRPDEFRIVTRAHVLAWRKVLEDRTLSGATIRRKLAALSSLFEYLCEKNAVDFNPVKGAKRPKVNSNEGRTPALGDHQARALLNAPDPTTLKGQRDRAMLAVLLYHGLRREELCLLKVRDIHDRRGVPHLRVHGKAGKTRYVPLHPASAERLHTYVEAAGHAMTPDAALFQPTRKTGKAITADGVYKCVLGYAAQARINVEGFGVHSLRATAATNALEHDADIAKVQEWLGHANIATTRIYDRRKARPQDSPTFKVLY encoded by the coding sequence ATGAATCTTCCCACCCTTGCCGATCGCGGCCAGAGGCTGCTGACCACTGACCAGTTTCACCGGCTGGCCGCCGTCCCTGCCGAGGCCGAGTGGTTTGCCAATCTCGACAATCCCCGCACGCGTCGCGCGTACCAGATCGACCTGCAGGACTTCATGAGTTTCACCGGGATCCAGCGCCCGGACGAGTTCCGCATCGTCACCCGCGCCCACGTGCTCGCGTGGCGCAAGGTGCTCGAGGACCGTACGTTGTCCGGCGCGACGATCCGGCGCAAGCTCGCCGCGCTGTCGTCGCTGTTCGAATACCTGTGTGAAAAGAACGCCGTTGACTTCAATCCGGTCAAGGGCGCGAAGCGTCCGAAGGTCAACAGTAACGAGGGCAGGACGCCAGCGCTTGGCGATCATCAGGCGCGCGCGCTACTCAATGCGCCTGACCCAACTACGCTCAAGGGGCAACGTGATCGCGCGATGCTCGCCGTGCTGCTGTATCACGGGCTGCGTCGCGAGGAACTCTGCCTGCTGAAGGTCCGCGACATTCATGACCGCCGCGGCGTGCCGCATCTGCGCGTGCACGGCAAGGCTGGCAAGACCCGTTACGTCCCGCTCCATCCCGCGAGCGCCGAACGCCTCCACACGTATGTAGAAGCGGCCGGCCACGCGATGACACCGGACGCAGCACTGTTCCAGCCGACCCGGAAAACCGGCAAGGCGATCACGGCGGATGGCGTGTACAAATGCGTGCTCGGGTATGCGGCGCAGGCCAGGATAAACGTGGAAGGTTTCGGCGTACACAGCCTGCGTGCGACTGCGGCAACCAACGCTTTGGAACATGACGCAGATATCGCAAAGGTCCAGGAGTGGCTTGGCCATGCGAACATCGCAACCACAAGGATCTACGATCGCCGAAAGGCCCGACCACAAGATTCACCAACGTTCAAAGTCCTATATTGA
- a CDS encoding helix-turn-helix domain-containing protein: MTRPEPATFGSYIADARKKLQISQKELASRILREEDDAPISPQYLNDIERDRRNPTSDHLILQFAKALKIDADYLHYLAGKLPDEIRQKNLSEDAVRAAFTAFRRPQTK; this comes from the coding sequence ATGACTCGCCCTGAACCAGCCACATTCGGCAGCTACATTGCCGACGCCCGCAAGAAGCTCCAGATCAGCCAGAAGGAGTTGGCCTCGCGCATCCTGCGCGAAGAAGACGACGCGCCCATTTCTCCTCAATACCTTAACGACATCGAACGCGATCGTCGTAATCCGACTTCGGATCACCTGATCCTACAGTTTGCCAAGGCCCTCAAGATCGACGCCGACTATCTCCATTACCTGGCAGGCAAGCTTCCCGACGAGATACGCCAGAAGAATTTATCAGAGGATGCAGTGAGAGCCGCCTTCACTGCATTCCGCAGACCACAAACGAAATGA
- a CDS encoding ImmA/IrrE family metallo-endopeptidase, which yields MVTFVRDHTGRFQQRPHFKPEELDRECESIITGFLKQLHGDVRYPIDTEDLKNLIERDAEDLDVYADLSVYGADVEGVTEFHPGSKPAVKIASILTEDARRENRLRTTLTHEYGHVHFHSYLWEIEQPPDLLRQQPNRDKIICKRDAMIDAVQTDWMEWQAGYVCGAILMPKSAVLALCCSFAETHGLYGAVSLQTSHGAALIASVVNTFQVSDEAARVRLLKLGLVTQAAATRSLFE from the coding sequence ATGGTGACTTTTGTTCGCGATCACACAGGCCGCTTTCAGCAGCGGCCACACTTCAAACCAGAAGAGCTGGATCGAGAATGCGAGTCCATCATTACTGGGTTCCTCAAACAGTTGCACGGCGACGTCCGCTACCCGATCGATACAGAGGACCTTAAGAACCTGATCGAGCGCGATGCCGAAGATCTGGACGTTTACGCGGACCTTTCCGTCTATGGCGCCGATGTCGAGGGTGTGACCGAGTTTCACCCGGGAAGCAAGCCTGCAGTGAAGATAGCCTCGATCCTTACCGAGGACGCACGCCGTGAAAACCGGCTTCGAACGACGCTGACGCACGAGTACGGGCATGTCCACTTCCACAGCTACCTCTGGGAGATAGAGCAGCCACCGGACCTGCTTCGCCAACAGCCGAACCGCGACAAGATTATCTGTAAGCGTGATGCGATGATCGATGCCGTGCAGACTGACTGGATGGAGTGGCAAGCCGGCTACGTATGCGGCGCGATCCTGATGCCCAAGAGCGCCGTGCTCGCCTTATGTTGCTCTTTTGCTGAAACGCACGGCCTCTATGGGGCCGTTTCGCTGCAGACCTCGCACGGCGCGGCGCTCATTGCAAGCGTCGTGAACACATTCCAGGTGTCAGATGAAGCGGCCCGCGTGCGCCTCCTCAAGCTTGGGCTTGTGACGCAGGCCGCTGCTACCCGATCTCTCTTCGAATAA
- a CDS encoding DUF7665 family protein, with the protein MSKSTAQRLLGEDLQRAEFQIGVAKGQWSLIRKVSEADWPFVYTSVQAAPRPGGPERLTVRWDVDGYGSQSPTGAFWDEVGNDFLAIDRWPKGRPNSPVESVFKVSGWSAPGKGFYHPYDRQARLNHHEWPTQNPQYVWTPQHTLTDFLTLVHRWLNCEDYLGC; encoded by the coding sequence ATGTCGAAGTCGACAGCTCAGCGTCTTCTCGGGGAAGACTTGCAACGCGCAGAATTTCAGATTGGCGTTGCCAAAGGGCAGTGGTCGCTCATTCGGAAGGTGTCGGAGGCGGACTGGCCCTTCGTCTACACGTCGGTTCAGGCCGCACCACGCCCGGGAGGGCCTGAACGCCTGACGGTCCGCTGGGACGTCGACGGCTACGGCAGCCAGTCGCCGACTGGGGCCTTCTGGGATGAAGTTGGCAACGACTTCCTGGCAATCGACCGATGGCCGAAAGGCCGCCCAAACTCACCTGTTGAAAGTGTATTCAAGGTCTCCGGCTGGTCGGCTCCTGGGAAGGGGTTCTATCACCCCTACGACAGGCAGGCGAGGCTCAATCACCACGAGTGGCCAACACAGAATCCGCAGTATGTATGGACGCCCCAGCATACGCTGACGGATTTCCTTACCCTGGTGCACCGTTGGCTGAATTGCGAGGATTATCTTGGCTGCTGA
- a CDS encoding Mov34/MPN/PAD-1 family protein codes for MAAERTIRIPLLTWRRLVAELHKRGKRRQESGAFLLGKTTVPDGRVEAFVCYDDLDPTALSKGIVMFHAKGFSELWDLCEKKELQVLADVHTHPTADVRQSSIDQDHPMLPVAGHVALILPRYGYASKWSMAGVGIHVFQGYGRWKSFPHDHPDAPIKLCTW; via the coding sequence TTGGCTGCTGAACGTACCATCCGGATCCCCCTGCTGACCTGGCGCCGGCTGGTCGCGGAGCTGCACAAGCGGGGAAAGCGCCGGCAGGAGAGCGGCGCTTTCCTGCTCGGCAAAACGACGGTGCCCGATGGTCGAGTTGAGGCTTTTGTCTGCTACGACGATCTCGACCCCACCGCACTGTCGAAAGGCATTGTTATGTTCCATGCGAAAGGTTTTTCGGAGCTCTGGGATCTTTGCGAGAAGAAGGAGCTGCAAGTTCTAGCCGACGTACATACCCATCCGACGGCTGACGTTCGCCAGAGCAGCATCGACCAGGACCACCCCATGCTGCCCGTGGCGGGGCACGTTGCGCTCATCCTGCCTCGCTATGGATACGCATCGAAGTGGTCAATGGCAGGTGTAGGAATTCACGTTTTTCAGGGATATGGACGCTGGAAGTCATTTCCCCACGACCATCCTGACGCCCCGATCAAGCTCTGCACATGGTGA
- a CDS encoding SOS response-associated peptidase family protein: MCYSAQIQADYRKYVRMFGAHMSIREFAQLYWERAEGSNIKIPKAMDAAFSVPQTDEERRIKEAIDQFTRDQVPKLEQELFKQRARLADAERTLQSKTTKAATESKRIATNKIESALHGLDDLRRTELKDRDSRIFPGNYAPVMIMENGKRVIKPMRYHCRPAGKPAFYDKKYPGLYNARFDNLEGFWKGLFGYSHGLIVANAFYENVKRHRLEGRELAEGELEENVVLEFKPQPARDMLIACLWSHWQSPGEPDVLSFAAITDEPPPEVAAAGHDRCIIPIKPEHIDAWLNPDPRNLAAQYAILDDRHRPYYEHRMAA, translated from the coding sequence ATGTGCTATTCAGCCCAGATCCAGGCGGACTACCGCAAGTACGTCAGGATGTTTGGCGCGCACATGAGCATCCGGGAGTTCGCACAGCTGTACTGGGAACGCGCCGAGGGCAGCAACATCAAGATTCCGAAGGCGATGGACGCCGCGTTCTCGGTTCCCCAGACCGACGAGGAACGGCGGATCAAGGAAGCGATTGACCAGTTCACCCGCGACCAGGTCCCAAAGCTGGAGCAGGAACTGTTCAAACAGCGCGCGCGACTCGCCGACGCGGAACGCACCCTGCAGAGCAAGACGACGAAGGCGGCCACCGAAAGCAAACGGATCGCAACCAACAAGATCGAGTCGGCGCTGCACGGGCTCGACGATCTCCGTCGCACCGAACTGAAAGACCGCGATTCGCGAATTTTCCCCGGCAACTATGCTCCGGTCATGATCATGGAAAACGGCAAGCGTGTCATCAAGCCCATGCGATATCACTGTCGCCCGGCTGGCAAGCCTGCGTTCTACGACAAGAAATATCCCGGACTTTACAATGCCAGGTTTGACAACCTGGAAGGCTTCTGGAAGGGACTCTTTGGGTATTCGCACGGTCTTATCGTCGCGAACGCGTTCTATGAAAACGTGAAACGACATCGTCTGGAAGGGCGCGAACTCGCCGAAGGCGAGCTAGAGGAAAACGTGGTCCTGGAGTTCAAGCCGCAACCCGCTCGGGACATGCTAATCGCCTGCCTGTGGTCGCACTGGCAAAGCCCTGGCGAGCCTGATGTGCTCTCCTTCGCGGCCATCACTGATGAGCCGCCCCCTGAAGTTGCCGCCGCCGGCCACGATCGCTGCATCATTCCCATCAAGCCGGAGCATATCGACGCGTGGCTCAATCCCGATCCACGCAATCTCGCGGCACAGTACGCGATTCTCGACGATCGCCATCGTCCTTACTACGAACATCGGATGGCGGCCTGA
- a CDS encoding error-prone DNA polymerase, giving the protein MAPTYGALPDYAELQCASNFSFLHGASHAEDLAARGAQLGYAALAITDECSLAGVVRAHVEAKKAGLPFIVGSHFHLTNADGTPALSFTALAMTREGYGNLSELITLGRMRAHKGSYRIAPLDLAHPEKPFGHLRALPDCVAILSPDYPADEERLDTQVEWFAQTFGDRAWIALTLHARAMDDIHRGTVEHVAARHGIPVVATGAPVMHVRSRKPLQDVLTAIRIGKPVAECGYDLAPNAEQHLRSRLRLANLYPQRMLEETLRIAHLCTFSLDELRYEYPDELVPVGHTPTSYLRQETYIGAHRRWPAGIPHQVQQQIEHELSLIGDLRYEPYFLTVYDIVRFARSEGILCQGRGSAANSAVCFALGVTEVDPARSSMLFERFISKERGEPPDIDVDFEHQRREEVVQYIYRKYGRDRAALTAAVTTYRPRSALRESGKALGVDPAIVDRVAKAYQWFDSSRDLLNRFAEAGLDPEAPLIVQWANFAALLLGFPRHLSQHSGGFVISRGKLSRLVPIENAAMADRSIIQWDKDDIEALGLLKIDVLALGMLSAIRRALDVISEKRGEPFELQDIPAEDSETYKMICRADTVGVFQIESRAQMSMLPRLQPRCFYDLVIEVAIVRPGPVQGGMVHPYLRRRQGVEPVTYPSPQMEQALSRTLGVPIFQEQVMQVAMLAAGFTAGEADQLRRAMAAWRRKGGLEAYYDRIVNGMLERGYDREFAEAIFAQIQGFGEYGFPESHAASFALLVYASAWLKCHEPVAFLVAMLNSQPMGFYSPSQLVQDARRHGVKVLPVDVTLSNWDSAVEGRSTRAPVRLGMSLVRGLKEEAAARIELARAVRPFADVSDLARRAQLDRKDLQALAMADALRSLAGDRRAALWHAVAAVPDRDLLRGATDDDATPVLAPMTEGQQIASDYRTLGLTLGRHPLELLRPRLLAQRLLSASTLAGFRNGQLARACGIVTVRQRPGTAKGVMFVTLEDETGQVNVIIWPSLLEKQRREALGSSLLAVYGVWQREGEVRHLVAHRLVDVSPLLGSLVTSTRNFH; this is encoded by the coding sequence ATGGCGCCGACCTACGGCGCACTGCCCGACTATGCGGAACTCCAGTGCGCGTCCAACTTTTCCTTTCTGCACGGCGCATCGCACGCCGAGGATCTCGCTGCACGTGGGGCGCAGCTGGGCTATGCCGCACTGGCCATCACGGATGAATGCTCGCTGGCCGGCGTTGTTCGTGCCCACGTCGAGGCGAAGAAGGCCGGTCTGCCGTTCATCGTCGGGTCACACTTCCATCTGACCAACGCCGACGGCACGCCTGCCCTGTCATTCACCGCGCTGGCGATGACACGCGAAGGCTACGGCAACCTGTCGGAGCTGATCACGCTCGGCCGCATGCGCGCGCACAAGGGCAGCTACCGGATTGCCCCCCTGGATCTCGCGCACCCCGAGAAGCCCTTCGGGCACCTGCGGGCACTGCCGGACTGCGTCGCGATCCTGTCGCCGGACTACCCGGCCGACGAAGAGAGGCTGGATACGCAGGTCGAGTGGTTCGCCCAGACCTTCGGCGATCGCGCGTGGATCGCCCTGACGCTGCATGCCCGGGCAATGGACGACATCCACCGTGGCACCGTCGAACACGTCGCTGCTCGCCACGGCATTCCCGTCGTGGCGACAGGTGCTCCTGTCATGCACGTGCGTTCGCGCAAACCGCTGCAAGACGTGCTCACGGCGATCCGGATTGGCAAACCGGTAGCCGAGTGCGGCTATGATCTCGCGCCCAACGCAGAGCAGCATCTGCGATCGCGCCTGCGACTCGCCAACCTGTACCCGCAGCGGATGCTTGAGGAGACGCTGCGGATCGCGCACCTGTGCACGTTTTCACTCGACGAGCTGCGCTATGAGTATCCGGACGAGCTGGTGCCAGTCGGCCATACGCCGACCAGCTACCTGAGACAGGAGACTTACATCGGCGCACATCGCCGCTGGCCAGCGGGCATCCCACATCAGGTACAGCAGCAGATCGAACACGAGCTCTCGCTGATCGGGGATCTGCGCTACGAGCCGTACTTTCTGACGGTCTACGACATTGTCCGGTTCGCGCGCAGCGAAGGGATCCTGTGTCAGGGGCGCGGCTCGGCGGCCAACTCGGCCGTGTGCTTTGCTCTTGGCGTGACCGAGGTGGATCCTGCGCGCTCGTCGATGCTGTTCGAGCGGTTCATCTCGAAAGAGCGAGGTGAGCCGCCCGACATCGACGTCGATTTCGAGCATCAGCGCCGTGAAGAAGTCGTGCAGTACATCTACCGCAAGTACGGGCGCGATCGGGCAGCACTGACGGCCGCCGTGACGACGTACCGCCCACGTAGCGCACTGCGCGAATCGGGCAAGGCGCTCGGCGTGGATCCGGCGATCGTCGATCGCGTCGCGAAGGCTTACCAGTGGTTCGACTCCAGCCGCGATCTGCTCAACCGCTTCGCCGAGGCCGGTCTCGACCCTGAAGCACCGCTGATCGTGCAGTGGGCGAATTTCGCGGCGCTGCTGCTGGGCTTTCCGCGACATCTGTCGCAGCACAGTGGTGGCTTCGTGATCAGCCGCGGCAAGCTGTCGAGGCTGGTGCCGATCGAGAACGCTGCGATGGCCGACCGCTCGATCATCCAGTGGGACAAGGACGACATCGAGGCGCTCGGTCTGCTGAAAATCGACGTGCTCGCACTTGGCATGCTGTCGGCCATCCGCCGCGCGCTCGACGTCATTTCGGAAAAGCGCGGCGAGCCATTCGAACTGCAGGACATTCCTGCCGAAGATTCCGAGACCTACAAGATGATCTGTCGCGCCGATACCGTTGGCGTATTCCAGATCGAGTCGCGCGCGCAGATGAGCATGCTGCCCCGCCTGCAGCCGCGCTGCTTTTACGATCTCGTGATCGAGGTGGCGATCGTACGTCCGGGCCCGGTACAGGGCGGCATGGTGCATCCCTACCTGCGTCGGCGGCAGGGCGTGGAGCCCGTCACCTATCCGAGCCCACAGATGGAGCAGGCGCTTTCGCGCACGCTCGGCGTGCCGATCTTTCAGGAGCAGGTGATGCAGGTCGCGATGCTCGCGGCAGGATTCACTGCCGGCGAGGCTGACCAGTTGCGTCGCGCGATGGCCGCATGGCGCCGCAAGGGCGGACTCGAAGCCTACTACGACCGCATCGTGAACGGGATGCTCGAGCGCGGTTACGACCGCGAGTTCGCCGAGGCCATCTTTGCGCAGATCCAGGGCTTCGGCGAATATGGCTTTCCGGAGAGTCACGCGGCGAGCTTCGCGCTGCTTGTCTACGCGAGTGCATGGCTGAAGTGTCATGAGCCGGTCGCGTTCCTCGTCGCCATGCTCAACAGCCAGCCGATGGGATTCTATTCACCCTCACAGCTCGTGCAGGATGCAAGGCGCCACGGCGTGAAGGTGCTGCCCGTCGACGTGACGCTCAGCAACTGGGACTCGGCAGTCGAGGGCAGATCGACTCGCGCGCCGGTGCGCCTCGGCATGTCGCTGGTTCGCGGCCTGAAGGAAGAAGCCGCCGCGCGCATCGAGCTCGCGCGGGCCGTGCGGCCCTTTGCCGATGTCTCCGATCTGGCACGACGCGCGCAACTCGATCGCAAGGACCTGCAGGCGCTCGCTATGGCCGACGCGTTACGCTCGCTCGCCGGCGACCGGCGCGCAGCTCTGTGGCATGCGGTGGCTGCGGTACCGGACCGGGATCTGCTGCGCGGCGCGACTGATGACGACGCGACGCCGGTCCTCGCGCCGATGACGGAAGGCCAGCAGATCGCCAGCGATTACCGGACCCTCGGTCTGACACTCGGCCGGCACCCGCTGGAACTGCTGCGCCCTCGCCTGCTTGCCCAGCGCCTGCTGTCGGCGTCGACGCTGGCCGGATTCCGGAACGGGCAGCTCGCTCGTGCCTGCGGCATCGTGACGGTCCGGCAGCGGCCGGGCACGGCCAAGGGTGTGATGTTCGTCACGCTTGAGGATGAGACCGGACAGGTCAACGTCATCATCTGGCCGTCCCTGCTGGAAAAGCAGCGACGCGAAGCGCTCGGCTCGTCACTGCTTGCCGTGTACGGTGTCTGGCAGCGTGAGGGTGAAGTGCGCCACCTCGTCGCGCACCGGCTGGTCGACGTTTCCCCGCTGCTCGGCTCGCTCGTCACGTCGACACGAAACTTCCATTAG
- a CDS encoding Y-family DNA polymerase, giving the protein MQLWIGVHLPHLALESFLPRWSMPRNEGGFVVLEKDRVVALDRAAHSGGIVPGMRRGGVLTLVPDAVIRERDLTREAELVRGVAFALLQFTPHVVLAEESVVLVDVSASLRLFGGIRPLRRLARETVIAFGVTATLAVAPTGQAAWLFARSSGGIALTLRSVDRALRRVPLPALPPARHYAEWFDGLGCETVDDVRRLPRAGLKKRCGTALLDALDRATGAAPEVYEWLEMPPAFSARLELPDRIEHAEAVLFAARRLILQMTGWLSARQLAIERFVLELEHERGRAAVPPTAIEVALAEPTSREDHLVRLLKERLGRVELAAPVIAVRLDAKDVREADAPSESLFPEPGGSPQDHARLMELLVARLGAQNVLKAAPVADHRPEVAARWLPIGETARPMLPPPDLPRPTWLLDNPVQLIMRGHRPFYGTPLRMVSPGERIEVGWQDGHPVTRDYFVAESDDALHYWVFRERVSAVEEREPRWFLHGLFG; this is encoded by the coding sequence ATGCAACTCTGGATCGGCGTACATCTGCCGCACCTCGCCCTCGAGTCGTTTCTCCCGCGCTGGTCGATGCCACGCAATGAGGGCGGGTTTGTCGTGCTGGAGAAGGACCGCGTTGTCGCGCTCGACCGCGCGGCGCACTCGGGCGGGATCGTGCCCGGCATGCGCCGCGGTGGCGTGTTGACGCTCGTCCCCGACGCGGTCATCCGGGAACGTGATCTCACCCGTGAAGCGGAGCTGGTTCGTGGCGTGGCCTTCGCCCTGCTGCAGTTCACCCCGCACGTGGTGCTGGCGGAGGAATCGGTCGTGCTGGTCGACGTCTCGGCGAGCCTGCGGCTCTTCGGCGGTATTCGCCCGCTGCGCCGACTCGCGCGCGAAACGGTGATCGCGTTCGGCGTAACGGCAACGCTTGCTGTTGCACCAACAGGGCAGGCCGCGTGGCTCTTCGCCCGGTCCTCGGGTGGCATTGCCCTCACGTTGCGATCCGTCGACCGCGCACTGCGTCGCGTGCCGTTACCTGCCCTGCCGCCGGCGCGCCACTACGCCGAATGGTTCGACGGCCTGGGATGCGAAACGGTGGACGACGTCCGGCGCCTGCCTCGCGCAGGCCTCAAGAAACGCTGCGGCACGGCGCTGCTGGATGCGCTCGATCGCGCGACGGGCGCGGCACCGGAGGTGTATGAATGGCTCGAGATGCCTCCCGCCTTCAGTGCGCGACTCGAGCTGCCCGACCGGATCGAGCACGCAGAGGCCGTGCTGTTCGCGGCGCGGCGCCTGATCCTGCAGATGACCGGCTGGCTGTCGGCCCGACAGCTTGCGATCGAGCGGTTTGTGCTTGAGCTCGAGCATGAGCGCGGCCGCGCGGCGGTGCCGCCGACGGCAATCGAAGTTGCCCTTGCGGAACCGACGTCGCGCGAGGACCACCTCGTGCGTCTTCTGAAAGAACGGCTGGGCCGCGTTGAACTGGCCGCGCCGGTCATCGCCGTTCGCCTCGATGCAAAGGACGTCCGCGAAGCGGACGCGCCGAGCGAATCGCTGTTCCCGGAACCCGGCGGCTCGCCGCAGGATCACGCGCGCCTGATGGAACTCCTCGTCGCCCGGCTCGGCGCGCAGAACGTGCTCAAGGCGGCTCCGGTTGCCGACCACCGCCCGGAAGTCGCCGCACGCTGGCTTCCCATCGGCGAGACCGCCAGGCCCATGTTGCCACCGCCAGATCTTCCGCGACCCACCTGGCTTCTGGACAACCCGGTACAGCTCATCATGCGCGGCCACCGCCCGTTCTACGGCACGCCGCTGCGCATGGTCTCGCCGGGCGAACGGATCGAGGTCGGCTGGCAGGATGGGCACCCGGTGACGCGAGACTATTTTGTCGCGGAGTCCGACGACGCGCTGCACTACTGGGTCTTCCGGGAGCGCGTAAGCGCCGTCGAGGAACGCGAGCCGCGCTGGTTCCTGCACGGCCTGTTCGGGTGA
- the imuA gene encoding translesion DNA synthesis-associated protein ImuA has translation MSALPRHPEEIHPALWRASQLAAGFDRVVSCGHAALASGLPGGGWPAGALTELLTPQPGCGELRLLQPALATVGSRPLLLLQPPHRLQPAGLAWLDIPSAQACALHAPRTADALWAAEQILRAGTCGALLFWQAEVRQEALRRLHLAAQASDTLLFLFRPLAAAQATSPAPLRLALRAARGGIEVTFVKRRGPQRDEPVFVPLVPSPALLSRYATLDRRTSAAPRPRVVSPALVDATQ, from the coding sequence ATGAGCGCCCTCCCGCGTCACCCTGAAGAAATCCACCCCGCGCTATGGCGAGCATCTCAACTGGCCGCCGGCTTCGATCGGGTGGTGTCGTGCGGCCACGCCGCGCTGGCCTCCGGATTGCCGGGCGGCGGCTGGCCCGCTGGCGCGCTCACCGAACTGCTCACACCGCAGCCTGGCTGCGGTGAACTGCGTCTGCTGCAGCCCGCACTGGCGACCGTCGGATCCCGCCCCCTGCTCCTGCTGCAGCCGCCGCACCGGCTGCAACCGGCCGGTCTGGCGTGGCTGGACATTCCCTCAGCGCAGGCCTGCGCACTGCATGCTCCGCGCACTGCTGACGCGCTGTGGGCCGCCGAGCAGATCCTGCGTGCCGGCACCTGCGGCGCCCTGCTCTTCTGGCAGGCCGAAGTCCGGCAGGAAGCGCTGCGGCGCCTGCATCTGGCCGCGCAGGCCTCGGACACCCTGCTGTTCCTGTTTCGCCCGCTCGCGGCCGCCCAGGCGACGTCGCCGGCGCCGCTGCGGCTTGCGCTGCGAGCCGCCAGGGGCGGTATTGAAGTGACCTTCGTCAAGCGCCGCGGACCGCAGCGCGACGAACCCGTTTTCGTTCCTCTCGTACCTTCACCTGCCCTGTTGAGCCGATATGCAACTCTGGATCGGCGTACATCTGCCGCACCTCGCCCTCGAGTCGTTTCTCCCGCGCTGGTCGATGCCACGCAATGA
- the mnmH gene encoding tRNA 2-selenouridine(34) synthase MnmH — protein MYRFEDYDLIIDARSEREYAVDHIPGAINLPVVSNDEYAEVGTLHRTDKMRAYLIGVSYSLKNISRHLDTVIAGRPRHGRVLVYCFRGGKRSRLWFDALDTIGYKVDRLPGGWKGYRRWVNEQLTKLPREFSYVVLSGSTGCGKTRLLDQLEAVGAQVLNLEALASHRGSVIGAIPGTPQPTQKYFDSLLQQKLSTFSPSRPVWVEAESKKIGNVQLPEALLETMHMKGKPVCVNAPMAQRVILWREDYHHFEQDPDAFVSKLASLRSLIGGKEFEVWQEMARTRQIPELFERVMVAHYDPAYARSTRRSYPALADAPVVDLQELSPNSLRAVALALIQRFG, from the coding sequence ATGTACCGATTCGAAGATTACGACCTCATCATCGACGCGCGCAGCGAACGCGAATACGCCGTGGATCACATCCCTGGGGCAATCAACCTCCCCGTGGTCAGCAATGACGAATACGCCGAGGTCGGCACCTTGCATCGGACCGACAAAATGCGGGCATATCTGATCGGCGTGTCCTATTCGCTGAAAAACATTTCGCGACACCTTGACACCGTAATTGCGGGCCGCCCACGTCATGGCAGGGTGCTTGTATATTGCTTTCGCGGCGGAAAGCGCAGTCGACTTTGGTTTGATGCTCTCGATACGATCGGCTATAAGGTGGACCGTCTACCTGGTGGCTGGAAGGGCTATCGACGTTGGGTCAACGAGCAACTGACAAAGCTACCGCGGGAGTTCTCGTATGTGGTCCTGTCAGGCTCGACTGGTTGTGGAAAGACTCGATTGCTCGATCAACTCGAAGCCGTCGGTGCGCAGGTCTTGAATCTGGAGGCGCTCGCGTCTCACCGGGGCTCGGTTATTGGTGCGATACCTGGTACCCCGCAGCCGACGCAGAAATACTTTGATAGCCTGCTGCAACAAAAGCTTAGTACTTTCTCGCCCAGCCGCCCGGTGTGGGTGGAAGCAGAGAGCAAGAAGATTGGCAACGTGCAGTTACCGGAAGCGCTGCTCGAAACGATGCATATGAAGGGCAAGCCTGTCTGCGTGAATGCGCCGATGGCCCAGCGAGTCATATTGTGGCGAGAGGACTATCACCATTTCGAGCAAGATCCGGACGCCTTCGTATCGAAACTCGCCTCTCTGCGGAGCCTTATCGGAGGCAAAGAGTTCGAGGTGTGGCAGGAAATGGCCAGAACACGGCAAATACCCGAGTTGTTCGAGCGGGTCATGGTCGCGCACTACGATCCCGCCTATGCACGTTCGACACGGCGCAGTTATCCCGCACTTGCAGACGCACCAGTCGTTGACTTGCAGGAACTGTCGCCAAACAGTCTCCGCGCCGTGGCGCTTGCGCTCATTCAGCGCTTTGGCTAA